In a single window of the Melioribacteraceae bacterium genome:
- a CDS encoding insulinase family protein — MAKDILKINYEKYNLSNGLEVILYPDKSQPLAAVNIWYKVGSANEKKNKTGFAHLFEHMMFQGSENVPKEGHFRYIQEAGGNLNGSTSIDRTNYYETLPANSLELALWLESDRMGFMLGGLTQEKLDNQKGVVMNERRQRYDNQPYGRAWELLFSNLFPEDHPYHWPTIGWMKDIESFELNEVRSFFQTYYSPNNSSLVIAGNFELEKVKILVEKYFGEFSAAQVPQQPTTPGFLLDKVKQITHEDNVQLSRIYFVWKGVKAYDKSDAALDVLAYILSSTKNSRLHKSLVFDKQIAHDVSAFNYSAKLDGSFIIYSTAKPQTKLDTIREEIFILINEIAEKGISDDELVRAKNSLRSSFIYSLQKIDTIADQLNHYNFYLGEPDSLIFDLSRYENVTVEQIKNAAKEFLANKYVELKIIPKNSANDK; from the coding sequence GTGGCAAAAGATATTTTAAAAATTAATTACGAAAAATATAATCTCTCCAATGGTTTAGAGGTTATTCTTTATCCCGATAAAAGTCAGCCCCTTGCAGCTGTCAATATCTGGTACAAAGTTGGATCTGCTAATGAGAAAAAAAACAAAACTGGTTTTGCTCATTTGTTCGAACATATGATGTTCCAGGGTTCTGAGAATGTTCCGAAGGAGGGGCACTTCCGCTACATTCAAGAGGCAGGCGGTAATTTGAACGGCTCCACCTCAATTGATAGAACAAATTATTATGAAACACTTCCGGCTAATTCACTTGAACTGGCGTTATGGCTCGAATCGGATAGAATGGGATTTATGCTCGGTGGCTTAACTCAAGAAAAATTGGATAACCAAAAAGGTGTAGTAATGAATGAAAGGCGGCAAAGATATGATAATCAGCCATATGGCCGCGCTTGGGAATTACTTTTTTCTAACCTTTTTCCGGAAGATCATCCCTATCATTGGCCAACTATTGGGTGGATGAAAGATATAGAAAGTTTTGAATTAAATGAGGTTCGTTCATTTTTTCAAACATATTACTCTCCAAATAATTCATCATTAGTTATCGCGGGAAATTTTGAATTAGAAAAAGTTAAAATTTTGGTAGAGAAATATTTTGGTGAGTTTTCCGCTGCTCAAGTTCCACAGCAGCCAACTACCCCCGGCTTTTTACTTGATAAAGTGAAGCAGATAACTCACGAAGATAATGTTCAATTATCGCGTATTTATTTTGTATGGAAAGGTGTTAAAGCTTATGATAAGTCTGATGCGGCACTCGATGTACTAGCCTACATTCTCTCATCAACAAAAAATTCACGCTTACATAAAAGTTTGGTTTTCGATAAACAGATTGCTCACGATGTGTCGGCATTCAATTATTCCGCGAAATTAGATGGTTCATTTATTATTTACTCTACTGCCAAACCTCAGACTAAATTAGATACAATTCGTGAAGAAATTTTTATTCTAATCAATGAAATTGCTGAAAAAGGGATTAGTGATGATGAATTAGTCAGAGCTAAAAATTCGCTTCGCTCTTCATTTATTTATTCACTCCAAAAAATTGATACAATTGCCGATCAACTCAATCACTATAACTTTTATCTTGGTGAACCAGATTCACTAATCTTCGATCTCAGCCGTTATGAAAATGTTACTGTTGAGCAGATAAAAAATGCGGCTAAAGAATTCTTAGCAAATAAATATGTTGAATTAAAAATTATCCCAAAGAACTCAGCAAATGATAAATAG
- a CDS encoding insulinase family protein, whose protein sequence is MINRKFPPTSGIAIPFERPNIQRFKMGDSLEILHVQKNNLPIIYSELIIDSGSKFDLKNLGGTSNLTSLLIDEGAAEYDSLQMSEQFEKLGTVFQVSADTDTMNFSILSLSEYYERSLELLSKILFEPRFSQQDFDREKKKVLDKITQLKDNPSYTASTVFEKIIFKDSFYELPEIGYYNSVKNIDRKDVINFYENRIINNKMILIVVGNVEKLKLESLVNTYFAGKYKTVISSSTLNDIFLPSPMNKFYLIHKKDSTQSEIRIGHSSFKRNSIDYPASKIMNTILGGQFSSRINLNLREKRGITYGATSSFQFYINTGWFEISTSVNVDNTGEAITEIYKEIKGIRESILDSEIEFAKSTIIKQFPSRFETYSQIARNIETVVLHSLQFSDLFEHPDQIADTKNDDVRSAAQKHIKPDEAVVVIVGDRSKVLPQLGVISDSIIELTEEGELL, encoded by the coding sequence ATGATAAATAGAAAATTTCCACCGACCTCAGGTATAGCAATACCATTTGAAAGACCAAATATACAACGCTTCAAGATGGGCGATTCATTGGAGATATTGCATGTTCAAAAAAATAATCTTCCAATTATATATTCTGAATTGATCATTGACTCGGGCAGCAAATTTGATTTAAAGAACCTTGGCGGGACTTCGAACCTCACTTCATTATTAATTGATGAGGGCGCGGCAGAGTATGATTCGCTTCAGATGAGTGAACAATTTGAGAAGCTGGGAACTGTGTTTCAAGTTTCGGCAGATACCGATACTATGAATTTTTCGATACTGTCACTTTCAGAATATTACGAAAGATCCTTAGAATTACTCTCCAAAATTTTATTTGAACCTAGATTTTCTCAACAAGATTTTGATCGAGAAAAGAAAAAAGTGCTTGACAAAATTACCCAGTTAAAAGATAATCCCTCATATACCGCTTCAACAGTTTTCGAGAAAATAATTTTCAAGGATTCCTTTTACGAATTACCCGAGATCGGGTATTACAATTCTGTAAAGAATATAGATAGAAAAGATGTAATAAATTTTTATGAAAATAGAATTATAAATAATAAGATGATTCTTATTGTAGTGGGTAACGTTGAGAAATTGAAATTAGAGTCATTAGTTAATACATACTTCGCCGGTAAATACAAAACCGTCATTTCCTCTTCTACTTTGAACGATATCTTTCTCCCCTCCCCAATGAACAAATTTTATTTGATTCACAAGAAAGATTCAACTCAGAGTGAGATACGAATTGGGCATTCATCATTTAAACGAAACTCAATTGATTACCCCGCCTCTAAAATTATGAATACAATTTTAGGTGGGCAATTTTCGAGTCGTATCAATTTAAACTTGCGAGAAAAAAGAGGGATTACTTATGGAGCCACGTCATCATTTCAGTTTTATATAAATACAGGATGGTTTGAAATTTCGACATCGGTTAACGTGGATAACACAGGTGAGGCAATCACTGAAATATATAAGGAAATCAAAGGAATTAGGGAGTCAATACTGGATTCGGAAATTGAATTTGCTAAATCAACAATAATAAAACAATTCCCCTCCCGGTTCGAAACATATTCTCAAATTGCTCGCAATATTGAAACAGTAGTTCTTCACTCGCTACAATTCAGTGATCTGTTTGAACACCCTGATCAGATAGCTGATACTAAAAATGATGATGTAAGAAGCGCGGCACAAAAACATATTAAACCGGATGAGGCTGTTGTTGTAATTGTTGGTGACCGATCAAAGGTATTGCCGCAATTGGGGGTCATTTCAGATAGTATTATCGAGCTTACTGAAGAAGGCGAACTGTTGTAA
- a CDS encoding enoyl-CoA hydratase/isomerase family protein — MNYKNLIVEIEDKIAIVKINRPDKLNALNYETLNELESCFREIKEDDTIYSSIITGSGEKAFVAGADISELSKLNLNSAKKFSEFGQSVFNLIEKNGKPVIAAVNGFALGGGCELALACHIRIASENAKFGQPEVNLGIIPGYGGTQRFAKLCGTGIASELILTGDIISADEALKISLVNKIYPQNQLLQKAKELCQKINSKGTKAVRMALNAIVESSNLGLSEGQNLESTLFAMCAGSQDFVEGTTAFLEKRNPIFLNK, encoded by the coding sequence ATGAACTATAAAAATTTGATTGTTGAGATCGAGGATAAAATTGCGATTGTAAAAATAAATCGGCCCGATAAATTAAACGCATTAAATTATGAAACATTAAATGAGCTGGAGAGTTGTTTTAGAGAAATAAAAGAAGATGACACAATCTATTCTTCCATAATTACCGGATCTGGCGAAAAAGCATTTGTCGCCGGAGCGGATATATCAGAATTGAGTAAGCTTAATCTTAACAGTGCAAAAAAGTTCTCTGAATTTGGTCAGTCGGTTTTTAACTTAATCGAGAAAAACGGTAAACCTGTAATTGCCGCTGTTAATGGATTTGCCCTAGGGGGCGGTTGCGAATTAGCTCTCGCATGCCACATCAGAATCGCTTCTGAGAATGCAAAATTTGGTCAACCAGAAGTAAATCTTGGAATAATTCCAGGTTATGGAGGTACACAAAGATTTGCCAAACTTTGCGGTACCGGAATTGCATCCGAGTTAATTCTTACTGGAGATATTATTAGCGCGGATGAAGCACTAAAAATTAGTTTGGTAAATAAAATTTATCCGCAAAACCAGCTTCTTCAAAAGGCAAAAGAGCTTTGCCAAAAAATAAATTCTAAAGGTACCAAAGCTGTACGTATGGCATTAAACGCAATAGTGGAGAGTTCAAACCTTGGTTTAAGTGAAGGACAAAATTTGGAATCAACTTTATTTGCTATGTGTGCCGGAAGCCAAGATTTTGTTGAAGGGACAACTGCTTTTTTAGAAAAAAGAAATCCTATTTTTTTGAATAAATGA
- a CDS encoding DUF2231 domain-containing protein, whose amino-acid sequence MFEVAGLITKKEYIQKASTILLGLGIFFSLIAVLTGNQAFEVYKNNTEIQNAVSIINEHEQFATISLFYFTGLFFIKIYLVIKKKLKTNFKLLLIFLGFVGAILIFLTGHYGGELVYKFGLGTDLFGK is encoded by the coding sequence TTGTTTGAAGTTGCCGGACTGATTACGAAGAAAGAGTATATTCAGAAAGCATCGACCATACTGCTTGGGTTGGGGATTTTTTTTTCCTTAATCGCTGTCTTGACAGGAAATCAAGCTTTTGAAGTGTATAAAAATAATACAGAGATTCAAAACGCTGTAAGTATAATAAATGAACATGAACAATTTGCCACAATCAGCTTATTCTATTTTACAGGATTATTTTTCATAAAAATATATTTAGTTATAAAAAAGAAGTTAAAAACAAATTTTAAGTTGCTACTTATATTTTTAGGATTTGTAGGAGCCATTTTGATATTTTTGACTGGCCATTACGGAGGAGAACTTGTTTATAAATTTGGATTGGGAACAGACTTATTTGGCAAATAG
- a CDS encoding SDR family oxidoreductase has protein sequence MIDLSGKVTLITGGSRGIGEACVKLFARANSKVVFTYKSAVERAQKIENEFPGSVKSFKVDMESESEINDVIIKTEKLFGKIDVLIHNAGIWNDGTLETMTLDHWNELININLTSTFLFCKACSPIMKKNMFGRMILITSTAGQRGEAFHSHYAASKGGMISFTKSLAVELAPFNITVNSVAPGWVETELNNGVFTDEKYKEEIRKGIPVGRIASSEDIAGPVLFLASDLARHINGEILNVNGGSVLCG, from the coding sequence ATGATTGATTTATCTGGCAAAGTTACCTTGATCACAGGTGGCTCGAGAGGGATTGGTGAAGCCTGCGTTAAATTATTTGCGCGAGCAAATTCGAAGGTTGTTTTTACTTATAAAAGCGCGGTGGAGCGAGCTCAAAAAATTGAAAATGAATTTCCGGGTAGTGTAAAATCATTTAAAGTTGATATGGAATCAGAAAGCGAAATCAATGATGTAATAATTAAAACAGAAAAATTGTTTGGAAAGATCGATGTATTAATTCATAACGCTGGAATTTGGAATGATGGCACTTTAGAAACTATGACGCTCGATCACTGGAATGAATTAATAAATATAAATCTTACTTCAACTTTTCTATTTTGTAAAGCATGTTCGCCAATAATGAAAAAAAATATGTTTGGAAGAATGATATTAATAACATCTACGGCGGGACAACGAGGAGAAGCTTTTCATTCACACTATGCCGCTTCTAAAGGAGGCATGATTTCATTTACAAAATCATTAGCGGTTGAATTAGCTCCTTTTAATATTACAGTAAATTCCGTTGCCCCCGGCTGGGTTGAAACTGAACTTAATAATGGCGTATTTACCGATGAGAAATACAAAGAAGAAATAAGAAAGGGAATACCGGTTGGTAGAATTGCCTCTTCGGAAGATATTGCCGGACCGGTATTATTTTTGGCTTCCGATTTGGCACGCCACATCAATGGCGAAATCTTAAATGTGAATGGGGGAAGTGTCCTCTGCGGATAG
- the truA gene encoding tRNA pseudouridine(38-40) synthase TruA: MNYKLLIQYDGTEYSGWQIQNGAVSVQQKVSESIDLLVKEKINLIGSGRTDTGVHSVGQTANFKSNQNLDLAKFQYSLNSILPKDISVSNISKVDESFHSRFDAKSRAYLYLISTGKSPFYYKYSYELRWFQDVDISKLNNLSKILIGKHDFSSFAKKNDEIKNKFCEVYEIHWHKGNQISWFYIKADRYLHGMVRAIVGTLLYAIKHDLGENYIQSIIDAKDREVAHEAAPAKGLFLFKVRY; encoded by the coding sequence ATGAACTACAAATTACTTATTCAATATGATGGAACCGAGTACTCCGGATGGCAAATTCAAAATGGAGCGGTTTCGGTTCAGCAAAAAGTTTCAGAATCTATTGACTTGCTGGTTAAGGAGAAAATTAATTTGATTGGTTCCGGCAGGACAGATACCGGTGTTCATTCGGTTGGGCAGACAGCAAATTTTAAATCAAACCAAAACCTTGATCTCGCAAAATTTCAATACTCACTCAATTCAATTCTTCCAAAGGATATTTCAGTTTCTAATATTTCTAAAGTTGATGAATCGTTCCATTCACGATTCGATGCCAAAAGCAGAGCATATTTATATCTAATCTCCACTGGTAAATCTCCTTTTTATTATAAATATTCTTATGAGTTGAGATGGTTTCAAGATGTTGATATTTCCAAGCTGAATAATCTTAGCAAAATATTAATAGGGAAACATGATTTTTCATCCTTCGCAAAAAAAAATGATGAGATAAAAAATAAATTTTGCGAAGTTTATGAAATCCATTGGCATAAGGGAAATCAAATTTCCTGGTTTTATATTAAAGCCGACCGCTACTTACATGGTATGGTGAGAGCTATTGTAGGTACATTACTTTACGCAATAAAGCATGATCTTGGTGAAAATTATATTCAATCAATTATCGATGCTAAAGATCGGGAAGTCGCGCACGAAGCCGCTCCCGCAAAGGGCTTATTCTTATTCAAAGTCCGTTATTAA
- a CDS encoding TonB-dependent receptor — protein sequence MQKSLLFFLFLVLSIGVVNAQGTFRVMGKVTDKIGEPLIGANVYIKALNTGSATDVEGKYVFEVPKELAKGQTVALSVSFVGYKSASSNIILTGNSISQNFELEEDIFQSDVVVVTGIASKTSKSVAEVSVGRVSASDLQQINTYGSLSQLVAGKVAGVQLSAATGNVGGGWRFYVRGGGGLNGDGQPIIYVDGVRMDNQEVIGYAVGGQGISTLANLNTNDIDKIEFLKGPAAASMYGANGSNGVVLITTKTGKFTQQAGSGMSVDYRFNYGFNDALYEYEKKNFETADVINRQFKTGPIREHYVNVAGGNNTLRYFSSFENRMEDGIMNGTAGDRSSLRLNLTSIPSESLTFRLSTGYVKNKYDRPNNDNIIYGALGNTILDLRPFGFVKEEDIYKFSDKHDISQFVGSLNMNYRPIENLEVNAGVGIDNSSWRQVRLFPFGVNFGGLITAGQKSIYERFNTQLTYDFNAAYNYELFDMIDVRSTIGTQFFDRTNKSTNVLGEQFTSNLITTLGAAGKISGYGEGFSHQRDGGIYTEHALSYQDQYFLTLGIRRDYASSFGKNAPAITYPKASIAVRMDKYDFTPSFFQLLKLRAAYGESGVLPGSLDGIPLLYAAEAGGYGAGAVVSVIGNPEIQPERVKEVELGFDAEFFNDFSLEFTYYIQKATNSIVGKVNPPSTGLTASTQPFNVGAVDASGFETLLQYSPFRTVDYALNLSLIWNYQTNEVKDMGGAQPIYSVNNTIQVGMPKFQFHTFNSTGARYDANGKYIGSTQSATRVDLGNPIPNHTGSFTLNFKFLKNFNLYAFTEWAIGNKIFNNTQLFANRRGNGTEYNEMNALLGLNPIVSANATLGLPSSNPNVTPLTPGTAEYKEVAEKFAKLDWRYAGNYIEDADYLIIREVSLSYDFTDMLQEFDITKYTKSIALGVSVRNLARFTKYSGADVELNYTGSRTIARGNDFLTLQTPRTVNLWVRLGL from the coding sequence ATGCAAAAGTCTCTACTATTTTTTTTGTTTCTTGTATTAAGCATTGGGGTGGTGAATGCTCAAGGAACATTTCGTGTAATGGGTAAGGTAACCGATAAAATCGGCGAACCGCTCATTGGTGCTAACGTTTATATTAAAGCGTTAAACACGGGCTCTGCAACAGATGTCGAGGGAAAATATGTTTTTGAAGTTCCCAAAGAGCTTGCAAAAGGGCAAACAGTTGCTCTATCTGTATCATTTGTAGGATACAAATCGGCAAGCAGCAATATTATACTAACGGGAAATTCTATTTCTCAAAACTTCGAACTGGAAGAGGACATTTTCCAGAGTGATGTAGTTGTTGTAACCGGTATCGCTTCCAAAACTTCAAAATCGGTAGCTGAAGTTTCCGTTGGACGCGTTTCGGCATCAGATCTTCAACAGATCAATACTTATGGAAGTCTCTCTCAATTAGTTGCCGGAAAAGTAGCAGGTGTTCAGCTTTCAGCCGCGACCGGAAACGTGGGTGGAGGTTGGAGATTCTATGTTAGAGGCGGCGGCGGGTTAAACGGCGATGGCCAGCCAATTATTTATGTTGATGGTGTACGTATGGATAACCAGGAGGTTATTGGTTATGCAGTAGGCGGACAAGGAATAAGTACATTAGCCAATTTAAATACTAACGATATTGATAAAATTGAATTCTTGAAAGGACCAGCGGCCGCATCAATGTATGGAGCTAATGGGTCTAATGGTGTTGTTTTAATTACTACCAAAACCGGAAAGTTTACCCAACAAGCCGGTTCGGGTATGTCTGTTGATTACAGATTTAATTACGGTTTCAACGATGCACTATATGAATATGAAAAGAAAAATTTTGAAACCGCGGATGTAATCAACCGTCAATTCAAAACCGGTCCAATCCGCGAACATTATGTTAACGTTGCCGGTGGAAATAATACGCTGAGATACTTCTCCTCTTTCGAAAATAGAATGGAAGATGGAATTATGAACGGTACCGCAGGTGATAGAAGTTCTCTCCGTTTAAATTTGACTTCTATTCCTTCTGAAAGCCTTACTTTTAGATTAAGTACTGGATATGTAAAAAATAAATATGACAGACCAAATAATGATAACATTATCTATGGCGCACTTGGAAATACCATTCTTGATTTAAGACCTTTTGGATTTGTAAAAGAGGAAGATATTTACAAGTTCAGTGATAAACATGATATCAGCCAATTTGTTGGTTCATTAAACATGAATTACAGACCAATTGAAAATTTGGAAGTTAATGCCGGTGTTGGTATTGATAACAGCAGCTGGCGTCAAGTAAGGTTATTTCCCTTTGGTGTTAATTTTGGCGGTTTAATTACAGCTGGTCAAAAAAGTATATATGAGAGATTCAATACTCAATTAACATACGATTTTAATGCCGCTTATAATTATGAACTATTTGACATGATCGATGTTAGATCAACTATTGGTACTCAATTCTTTGATCGTACTAACAAATCAACAAACGTTTTAGGTGAACAATTTACTTCAAACCTAATTACAACTTTAGGCGCCGCAGGTAAAATTTCCGGTTACGGTGAAGGTTTCAGTCATCAAAGAGATGGCGGTATTTATACCGAGCATGCATTGAGCTATCAAGATCAATACTTCTTAACATTAGGTATCAGAAGAGATTATGCAAGTTCATTCGGTAAAAATGCACCTGCAATAACCTATCCAAAAGCAAGTATTGCTGTTAGAATGGATAAATACGATTTCACCCCTTCTTTCTTCCAATTATTAAAATTAAGAGCTGCATATGGCGAAAGCGGTGTACTTCCTGGTTCGCTTGATGGTATTCCACTATTATATGCCGCTGAAGCCGGCGGATATGGAGCTGGTGCAGTTGTATCTGTAATTGGTAATCCTGAAATTCAACCTGAAAGAGTTAAAGAAGTTGAACTTGGTTTCGACGCCGAATTCTTTAACGATTTCTCATTAGAATTTACTTATTACATTCAGAAGGCTACAAATTCAATTGTTGGAAAAGTTAATCCACCATCAACAGGTTTAACAGCTTCAACACAACCATTTAACGTTGGTGCGGTTGATGCATCCGGTTTTGAAACATTATTACAATATTCTCCATTCAGAACTGTTGATTATGCTCTTAACCTCAGTTTAATTTGGAATTACCAAACTAATGAAGTAAAAGATATGGGAGGCGCTCAGCCAATTTATAGCGTTAATAATACTATACAAGTTGGAATGCCCAAATTCCAATTCCATACTTTTAATTCAACAGGCGCACGTTACGACGCAAATGGTAAATACATTGGATCAACTCAATCGGCTACAAGAGTTGATTTAGGTAACCCAATCCCAAATCATACAGGTTCATTCACACTTAATTTCAAATTCTTGAAGAACTTTAACTTGTATGCTTTCACAGAATGGGCAATTGGAAACAAAATATTTAATAACACTCAATTATTTGCAAATAGAAGAGGAAACGGAACTGAGTATAATGAAATGAATGCTCTTCTTGGCTTGAATCCAATTGTTTCAGCAAATGCTACATTAGGACTTCCAAGTTCGAATCCAAATGTAACTCCATTAACTCCTGGTACCGCAGAATACAAAGAAGTTGCTGAAAAATTTGCAAAACTAGATTGGAGATATGCAGGTAACTACATTGAAGATGCCGATTATCTAATTATCCGCGAAGTTAGTTTAAGTTACGACTTTACTGATATGCTCCAAGAATTCGATATCACAAAATATACTAAGAGTATTGCTCTTGGTGTTTCAGTAAGAAATCTTGCCCGCTTCACCAAATATTCGGGTGCGGATGTTGAATTAAACTACACAGGTTCACGTACAATAGCCAGAGGAAATGACTTCTTGACTCTACAAACTCCGAGAACAGTCAACCTTTGGGTTAGATTAGGATTATAA
- a CDS encoding RagB/SusD family nutrient uptake outer membrane protein, translating into MKKYKLLLLLPLLFFFVISCEDYVNEVDPVIDLAQDDLLNTEAQMDFLAKGVQQRFSTTASQLACLMDLQSDAMIYTGKIATASFPTFQEIDEGLILGDNATVTGVFQSVGQLRKYADDLVERVGKVNFSDPAKKVNPLYVGYLYGGIARYYMAVAFGLNKNEPGGVIDAGPFIPQAALLDQAVAKMKEALNVQTNAALKRVVNSMIAKVYLAKKDYANAATYAAAGMAKGDAPFQALNNDVYNIYFWGFAGAGRVQIAVNSRFNDYVVADPKEAARIKLGTVKGTDNLTYYWQNKYPEKSNHFPVMTWQENNLMIAECNLRGAGAGNALALVNEVRAAYSIDALATIDLAGIMVERDKELFVQGNRLVDQHRTGTWHIAADVWRYMPIPRSERNGNPNLPTL; encoded by the coding sequence ATGAAAAAATATAAATTATTATTACTTCTTCCTTTACTCTTTTTCTTCGTTATCTCTTGCGAAGATTATGTTAATGAAGTTGATCCTGTTATCGATTTAGCGCAAGATGATTTATTGAACACAGAAGCTCAAATGGATTTCCTCGCAAAAGGAGTTCAACAACGATTTTCAACAACTGCTAGTCAATTAGCTTGTTTAATGGATCTTCAGTCAGACGCAATGATCTATACAGGCAAAATTGCTACCGCAAGCTTTCCTACATTCCAGGAAATCGATGAAGGCTTAATACTCGGAGATAATGCTACAGTTACTGGTGTATTTCAGTCCGTTGGTCAATTAAGAAAATATGCCGATGATCTTGTAGAGAGAGTTGGAAAAGTTAACTTTTCAGATCCAGCAAAGAAAGTTAATCCTCTTTATGTAGGATATCTCTATGGTGGTATTGCAAGATACTATATGGCAGTTGCATTCGGCTTAAACAAAAATGAACCTGGTGGAGTAATTGACGCTGGTCCATTCATTCCTCAAGCCGCCTTGTTAGATCAAGCTGTCGCTAAAATGAAGGAAGCTTTGAATGTTCAAACTAATGCAGCTCTAAAGAGAGTTGTTAACTCCATGATTGCTAAAGTTTATTTAGCAAAGAAAGACTATGCTAATGCAGCTACATATGCTGCAGCAGGTATGGCAAAGGGAGATGCTCCATTCCAGGCTCTTAATAATGATGTTTATAATATTTATTTCTGGGGCTTTGCCGGTGCCGGACGTGTACAGATTGCTGTTAATTCCCGGTTTAATGATTATGTTGTCGCGGATCCAAAAGAAGCCGCAAGAATTAAACTTGGTACTGTAAAAGGTACTGATAACTTAACTTATTATTGGCAGAACAAATACCCTGAAAAGAGTAATCATTTTCCTGTTATGACATGGCAAGAGAATAACCTTATGATAGCTGAATGTAACTTAAGAGGTGCCGGTGCGGGTAATGCACTTGCTCTTGTTAATGAAGTTAGAGCTGCATACTCAATTGATGCTTTAGCTACTATTGATCTTGCTGGAATTATGGTTGAACGCGATAAAGAATTATTCGTTCAAGGTAACAGATTAGTTGATCAGCACAGAACAGGTACATGGCATATAGCAGCAGATGTTTGGAGATATATGCCTATTCCAAGAAGTGAAAGAAATGGAAATCCAAATCTTCCAACTTTGTAA
- the mtaB gene encoding tRNA (N(6)-L-threonylcarbamoyladenosine(37)-C(2))-methylthiotransferase MtaB — translation MKAAFYTLGCKLNYSETSAIGTQFKENGFEIIDYDSKADVYVINTCTVTENAEKDCRQIVRRALKNNPEAFIIVTGCYAQLRPDEIADIEGVDLIVGSDEKFNIFSFINSFEKNKLSCIHVSPTEELNAFNLSFSTDTDSRTRAFLKIQDGCDYKCSFCTIPLARGKSRSAEHELIIDQFKKLLDSGYKEIILTGVNVGDYGKSVQSNFYSLLNSIVRINGEYRIRISSIEPNLLTDEIIDLVAGDSRICNHFHIPLQSGSDKVLKLMQRRYRVGDYENLIFKVNEKIDYAGIGVDVIVGSPGETETDFLDTYNFLNKLPVSYLHVFTYSERPNTKALEIEGKVDVVERKRRNNMLRILSEKKRNYFYQSMINAELDVLFEHENHDGWMRGFTSNYVRIKYPYNPDLINTFTKIKIKGIDDNICTAELLNMNSLQIKSAG, via the coding sequence ATGAAAGCGGCATTCTATACATTAGGTTGTAAATTAAATTATTCAGAAACATCAGCCATTGGAACTCAATTCAAGGAAAATGGATTTGAGATTATTGATTATGATTCTAAAGCTGACGTTTACGTAATAAATACATGTACAGTAACCGAGAATGCTGAGAAAGATTGCAGGCAAATTGTTCGAAGAGCACTAAAAAATAATCCCGAAGCATTTATTATAGTAACTGGATGCTACGCACAATTGCGTCCTGATGAAATTGCCGATATTGAGGGTGTTGATCTGATTGTGGGAAGTGACGAAAAATTTAACATTTTTTCTTTTATAAATTCTTTTGAGAAAAATAAACTGTCATGTATTCATGTTTCACCAACAGAAGAGTTGAATGCATTTAATCTTTCATTTTCAACTGACACAGACAGCAGAACCCGCGCTTTTTTAAAGATACAGGATGGATGCGATTATAAATGTTCATTTTGTACTATCCCTTTAGCTCGTGGAAAAAGCCGGAGCGCTGAACATGAATTAATTATTGACCAATTTAAAAAATTACTCGATTCAGGTTATAAGGAAATTATTTTAACCGGCGTGAATGTTGGCGATTATGGAAAATCCGTGCAGAGCAATTTTTATTCATTATTAAATTCCATAGTTCGGATAAATGGTGAATACAGAATAAGAATTAGTTCAATTGAACCTAACTTACTGACCGATGAAATAATTGATCTGGTTGCCGGGGATTCCCGTATCTGTAACCATTTCCATATTCCGCTGCAAAGCGGAAGTGATAAAGTTCTGAAATTGATGCAGAGACGATATAGGGTTGGTGATTATGAAAATCTTATCTTTAAAGTGAATGAAAAGATTGATTATGCCGGAATTGGAGTTGATGTAATTGTTGGCTCACCGGGTGAAACTGAAACCGATTTTTTGGATACTTATAATTTCTTAAATAAACTACCTGTTTCTTATTTGCATGTTTTTACATACTCGGAAAGACCAAACACAAAAGCTTTAGAAATTGAAGGCAAAGTTGATGTAGTTGAGAGAAAAAGAAGAAATAATATGCTCAGAATTTTAAGTGAGAAGAAAAGAAATTATTTTTATCAATCGATGATAAATGCTGAACTGGATGTATTGTTCGAACATGAAAATCATGACGGATGGATGAGAGGGTTTACTTCTAATTATGTTAGGATTAAATACCCCTACAATCCGGATCTGATAAATACATTTACAAAAATTAAAATAAAGGGGATTGATGATAATATTTGTACTGCTGAATTACTAAATATGAACTCATTACAAATTAAATCGGCGGGTTAA